The Carassius gibelio isolate Cgi1373 ecotype wild population from Czech Republic chromosome B22, carGib1.2-hapl.c, whole genome shotgun sequence genome window below encodes:
- the LOC127988173 gene encoding uncharacterized protein LOC127988173, whose translation MKGDSVTLHTNITMNRRERFKWYFIDDLIAQINGDLSYICTDVQCNREDERFRDRLKLDHQSGDLTIADISTSDTGVYRLQTFRSRHTGNTFNVDVNGVSAEVKRKSVKEGESVSLDTPGVKNPDDVITWCFNDSLIAETTGDQTHICTDVQCKERFRDRLQLDHQTGSLTITHTRSTDSGEYTLKIRSRRNHYTVTSIKSFTVSVTDSGVSSAVKAVIYLAVVLLIAAPVVVGVIFYFFRSSMKDEKSLQDRRGSQPDQCEDTDALFPFQ comes from the exons ATGAAGGGAGACTCGGTCACTCTTCACACTAATATCACAATGAACCGTCGAGAAAGATTTAAATGGTATTTCATTGACGATCTCATCGCTCAAATCAATGGAGATCTCAGTTATATCTGCACCGATGTTCAGTGTAATAGAGaagatgagagattcagagacagactgaagctggatcatcaatCTGGTGATCTTACGATCGCAGACATCAGCACTTCAGATACTGGAGTGTATCGACTACAGACCTTCAGAAGCAGACACACTGGAAACACTTTCAATGTTGATGTTAATG gtgtttctGCTGAAGTGAAGAGAAagtcagtgaaggagggagaatCTGTCTCTTTAGACACTCCTGGAGTAAAAAACCCAGATGATGTGATCACGTGGTGCTTTAATGACTCTCTCATCGCTGAAACCACTGGAGATCAGACTCACATCTGTACAGATGTCCAGTGTAAAGAGAGATTCAGAGACCGACTgcagctggatcatcagactggatctctgaccatcacacacACCAGAtccacagactctggagaatatacACTGAAGATCAGATCAAGAAGAAACCACTACACTGTCACGAGCATCAAGAGCTTCACTGTGTCTGTAACTG ATTCAGGTGTGTCTTCAGCTGTTAAAGCAGTGATATATCTGGCTGTAGTTCTGCTGATAGCTGCACCTGTTGTTGTTGGAGTCATTTTCTATTTCTTCAGGAGCTCCATGAAGG ATGAAAAGAGCCTTCAAGATCGGAGAGGATCCCAACCGGATCAGTGTGAAGACACCGATGCATTATTCCCATTTCAGTGA